In the Thermus sp. LT1-2-5 genome, one interval contains:
- a CDS encoding GntR family transcriptional regulator yields MATVGPKYLDLAQRLREEVLQKPPGTPLPPERALAEAYGVSRDSVRKALDLLEEEGLVVRRQGSGTFVARRATFRTRLLGFSEEMRALGMHPETRLLKAETGPATPEEALGLGLSPGDEVLRLVRLRLADGEPMALERATLPLWALAGPPEGSLYQALEAKGLRPVRALQRLRAVAAREEARALAVEPGSPLLHLERVSYLADGRPVELVRSWYRADRYELLVELA; encoded by the coding sequence TTGGCCACCGTAGGACCCAAGTACCTGGACCTGGCCCAGCGGCTAAGGGAGGAGGTGTTGCAAAAGCCTCCCGGGACGCCCTTGCCCCCGGAAAGGGCCCTGGCCGAGGCCTACGGAGTGTCCCGGGACAGCGTGCGGAAGGCTTTGGACCTCCTGGAGGAGGAAGGGCTCGTGGTGCGGCGGCAGGGGAGCGGCACCTTCGTGGCCCGGAGGGCCACCTTCCGCACCCGGCTCCTGGGCTTTAGCGAGGAGATGCGGGCCCTGGGGATGCACCCGGAAACGAGGCTCCTCAAGGCGGAAACGGGCCCCGCCACCCCCGAGGAGGCCCTCGGCCTTGGGCTTTCCCCCGGGGACGAGGTCTTGCGCCTGGTGCGCCTCCGCCTGGCGGACGGGGAACCCATGGCCCTGGAGCGGGCCACCCTGCCCCTTTGGGCCCTGGCCGGGCCCCCGGAGGGCTCCCTCTACCAGGCCCTGGAGGCCAAGGGTCTCCGGCCGGTGCGGGCCCTGCAGCGCCTTAGGGCGGTGGCGGCCCGGGAGGAAGCCAGGGCCCTGGCGGTGGAGCCGGGGAGCCCCCTCCTGCACCTGGAGCGGGTGAGCTACCTGGCGGACGGGCGGCCCGTGGAGCTGGTGCGGAGCTGGTATCGGGCGGACCGATACGAACTCCTGGTGGAGCTCGCATGA
- a CDS encoding serine hydrolase domain-containing protein — translation MQRVRALLEEAVARGVVPGVAFGVVFADGRRETLHLGLAQREPEAVPLEEGFYFDLASLTKPLFTLKEVLKGVEEGLWDLDDPLSAHLPDLLWLKDHPLKGVTLRALLAHTSGLPAWEALYTWGRGEDLKARILQHPWPVGEAVYSDIGYLLLGLFLERGRGRPLEAFPLPPGLTFRPPKERSVATERCPWRGRVLRGEVHDENAFALGGAAGHAGLFGTLGGVLDQLLAILEGRWLSRAALEEMVRPHGERLLGWERKRPGWHGGSLASEQAFGHTGFTGVGMWVDPERGYAWALLTNAVHPTRHRPSLAPLRRAVGNVLAAEVTP, via the coding sequence GTGCAACGGGTCAGGGCCCTTTTGGAGGAGGCGGTGGCCCGGGGCGTGGTTCCCGGGGTAGCCTTCGGCGTGGTCTTCGCCGACGGCAGGAGGGAAACCCTCCACCTGGGGCTGGCCCAGCGGGAGCCGGAGGCGGTGCCCCTGGAGGAGGGCTTCTACTTTGACCTGGCGAGCCTGACCAAGCCCCTCTTCACCCTTAAGGAGGTGCTGAAGGGGGTGGAGGAGGGGCTTTGGGACCTGGACGACCCCCTTTCCGCCCACCTCCCCGACCTCCTCTGGCTCAAGGACCACCCCCTCAAGGGGGTTACCCTAAGGGCTCTCCTGGCCCACACCTCGGGCCTGCCCGCCTGGGAGGCCCTCTACACCTGGGGCAGGGGAGAGGACCTGAAGGCCCGCATCCTGCAGCACCCCTGGCCCGTGGGCGAGGCGGTCTATTCCGACATAGGCTACCTCCTCCTTGGCCTCTTCCTGGAGCGGGGAAGGGGGCGGCCCCTCGAGGCCTTCCCCCTCCCCCCGGGGCTCACCTTCCGCCCGCCTAAGGAGCGGAGCGTGGCCACGGAGCGGTGTCCCTGGCGGGGCCGGGTCCTCCGGGGGGAGGTCCACGACGAGAACGCCTTCGCCCTAGGAGGCGCCGCCGGGCATGCGGGGCTCTTCGGCACCCTCGGGGGGGTTTTAGACCAGCTCTTGGCCATCTTGGAAGGGCGCTGGCTCTCCCGGGCCGCCCTGGAGGAGATGGTGCGCCCCCACGGGGAGCGGCTTTTGGGTTGGGAAAGGAAGCGCCCGGGCTGGCATGGGGGGAGCCTGGCCTCGGAACAGGCCTTCGGGCACACGGGCTTCACGGGGGTGGGGATGTGGGTGGACCCCGAGCGGGGCTACGCCTGGGCCCTCCTCACCAACGCCGTCCACCCCACCCGCCACCGCCCCTCCCTGGCCCCCCTGCGCCGGGCGGTGGGGAACGTCCTGGCTGCGGAGGTGACCCCTTGA
- a CDS encoding N-acetylmuramic acid 6-phosphate etherase translates to MTEGVARRYQDLDLWPAEEVLEALYEGQLRALAALKGALPALKGAALEAAERLRAGGTLVYTGAGTSGRLAVMDGVELWPTFGFGRVRFLLAGGEKALWEAVEGAEDDLEGGLALGRGLGPQDVLVAVAASGTTPFTLGALRGAKGQGALTVALANNPGTPLLQEADHPVLLDTGPEVVAGSTRLGAGTAQKAALNLFSTLTMVLLGRVYGNRMARMRVQNAKLRARAAALAEEAFGLPREAAEGLLLRYPEPAWAALVYRGLGPEEALALLEAKGVRGALAEVGG, encoded by the coding sequence TTGACGGAAGGCGTGGCGCGGCGCTACCAGGACCTGGACCTTTGGCCTGCGGAGGAGGTGCTGGAGGCCCTCTACGAGGGGCAACTTCGGGCCCTCGCCGCCCTCAAGGGGGCCCTTCCCGCCCTGAAAGGGGCGGCCCTGGAGGCGGCGGAGCGCCTTAGGGCCGGGGGGACCCTGGTCTACACCGGGGCCGGCACCAGCGGGCGGCTTGCGGTGATGGACGGGGTGGAGCTTTGGCCCACCTTCGGCTTCGGCAGGGTGCGCTTCCTCCTCGCCGGGGGGGAAAAGGCCCTTTGGGAGGCGGTGGAGGGGGCGGAGGACGACCTGGAGGGGGGGCTGGCCCTGGGGCGGGGCCTAGGGCCGCAGGACGTCCTGGTGGCGGTGGCGGCCAGCGGCACCACCCCCTTCACCTTAGGGGCGCTCCGGGGGGCCAAGGGGCAAGGGGCCCTGACCGTGGCCCTGGCGAACAACCCCGGTACCCCCCTGCTCCAGGAGGCAGACCACCCCGTCCTCCTGGACACGGGGCCCGAGGTGGTGGCGGGGAGCACCCGGCTCGGGGCGGGCACGGCCCAGAAGGCGGCCTTGAACCTCTTCTCCACCTTGACCATGGTCCTCCTGGGGCGGGTCTACGGCAACCGCATGGCCCGCATGCGGGTGCAAAACGCCAAGCTCCGGGCCCGGGCCGCCGCCCTGGCGGAGGAGGCCTTCGGCCTTCCAAGGGAGGCGGCGGAGGGGCTTTTGCTCCGCTACCCGGAGCCCGCCTGGGCCGCCTTGGTCTACCGGGGGCTTGGCCCTGAGGAGGCCCTCGCCCTCCTGGAGGCAAAGGGGGTGCGGGGGGCGCTGGCGGAGGTGGGGGGGTGA
- a CDS encoding glycoside hydrolase family 3 N-terminal domain-containing protein, whose amino-acid sequence MRGLALFVGMGAAAAQAGAFMAVSFKGEEVPVALLREVRPAAVILYPSNLRRDPEGLVRRLRVLDPNLLLLVDQEGGPFTSYREGVVRFPGAMALSASGDEGLVERVGWALGCQVRRLGADVNLAPVLDVNVNPDNPIIGIRSFGADPERVARMGLAFARGVLRSGAQPVGKHFPGHGDTGVDSHLDLPRVDKPKEVLERVELLPFRRYVAAGMPALMTAHILFPALDPSYPATLSPRILTDLLRREMGFTGAVLTDDMAMGAIKRHFGAAEAALLAVKAGADLLLLEPDEEATRQVHRRLAQALRTGEVPPGRVEEARRRLSRLRAGKGACPFTPEAEEALALEAARKGVVHRHGPLPLPGRGTLVLGLRLSPRYGAEPTLADLAPRYLPGSLGLNLSEDPSLEEVRQAVRAASQAERVVVSTYRWLGGFPEGQRALVRELLALGKPLYVVALGNPDDFRFLPGRPTGYLATHGYRAVQVRAALEALAGVYTPTGQWVFGGEP is encoded by the coding sequence GTGAGGGGCTTGGCCCTGTTCGTGGGCATGGGTGCGGCGGCCGCCCAAGCGGGGGCCTTTATGGCGGTGAGCTTTAAGGGGGAGGAAGTCCCCGTGGCCCTTCTGCGGGAGGTGCGCCCCGCGGCGGTGATCCTCTACCCCTCCAACCTGCGCCGGGACCCCGAGGGGTTGGTGCGCCGCCTGCGGGTCTTGGACCCCAACCTCCTCCTGCTGGTGGACCAGGAGGGGGGGCCCTTCACCAGCTACCGGGAAGGCGTGGTGCGCTTCCCCGGGGCCATGGCCCTTTCCGCCAGCGGGGACGAGGGCCTGGTGGAGCGGGTGGGCTGGGCCCTGGGGTGCCAGGTGCGCCGCCTGGGGGCGGACGTGAACCTGGCCCCGGTGCTGGACGTGAACGTGAACCCCGACAACCCCATCATCGGGATCCGCTCCTTCGGCGCCGACCCAGAGCGGGTGGCCCGCATGGGCCTGGCCTTCGCCCGCGGGGTGTTGCGCTCCGGGGCCCAGCCCGTGGGCAAGCACTTCCCCGGCCACGGGGATACGGGGGTGGACTCCCACCTGGACCTGCCCCGGGTGGACAAGCCCAAGGAGGTCCTGGAAAGGGTGGAGCTCCTTCCCTTCCGCCGCTACGTGGCCGCCGGGATGCCCGCCCTCATGACCGCCCACATCCTCTTCCCCGCCTTGGACCCCAGCTACCCCGCCACCCTTTCCCCTAGGATCCTCACCGACCTTCTCCGCCGGGAGATGGGCTTTACCGGGGCGGTGCTCACGGACGATATGGCCATGGGGGCCATCAAGCGCCACTTCGGCGCGGCGGAGGCGGCCCTGTTGGCGGTGAAGGCGGGGGCGGACCTCCTCCTTTTGGAGCCGGACGAGGAGGCCACCCGCCAGGTGCACCGCCGCCTGGCCCAGGCCCTCCGAACGGGGGAGGTCCCCCCGGGCCGGGTGGAGGAGGCGCGGCGGCGCCTCAGCCGCCTGCGGGCGGGGAAGGGAGCGTGCCCCTTCACCCCCGAGGCGGAGGAGGCCTTGGCCCTCGAGGCGGCCCGCAAGGGGGTGGTCCACCGCCACGGCCCCCTTCCCCTTCCCGGCCGCGGGACCTTGGTCCTGGGCCTTCGCCTCTCCCCCCGCTACGGGGCCGAGCCCACCCTGGCGGACCTCGCCCCCCGGTACCTGCCGGGAAGCTTGGGCCTCAACCTTTCCGAAGACCCCAGCCTCGAGGAGGTGCGCCAGGCGGTGAGGGCCGCTTCCCAGGCGGAGCGGGTGGTGGTTTCCACCTACCGCTGGCTTGGGGGCTTCCCCGAGGGGCAGAGGGCCCTGGTGCGGGAGCTCCTCGCCCTGGGTAAGCCCCTTTACGTGGTGGCCCTGGGCAACCCCGACGATTTCCGCTTTCTGCCCGGGAGGCCCACGGGCTACCTGGCCACGCACGGCTACCGCGCGGTCCAGGTGCGGGCCGCGTTGGAAGCCCTCGCGGGGGTGTACACCCCCACGGGGCAATGGGTGTTTGGAGGTGAACCATGA
- a CDS encoding sugar ABC transporter substrate-binding protein, with translation MRKGLLALAVLLLGLASAQKLVLASWGSQEEIQAYNQVLKLFQERNPGLQVEYINIPSNEYLAKITAMMAAGTPPDVFFINNIDFPGLASRKVLLPLDGFLKRDRYPTEDIFPGILKAFQWEGKQYGLPRDVSNLVVFYNRTLLRKAGLPDPKPDWTWEDFLRYAKALTVEKDGKRVQWGVSFQTFYLFWEPWVWSAGGRFYSPDHTRFLLNSPASLEGLQFYLDLRYKHHVAPTPEEAQDRGAFTMFLNGQTAMIVDGRWRVPTLKARAKFDFDVVPFPRGKAGSIVDIDGSGWVVSAATKNPEAAWKLLAFLAGPEASQVFTKTGLIIPARGVDVRNVEKSVQNLKDFFVPPPPKSQHYFLTVNRTARPTETFERWNEALQLINKVLEPVWQGKADLKAALDGVAPQVQKILDEVQAERKR, from the coding sequence ATGAGAAAGGGGCTTTTGGCGTTGGCGGTCCTGCTCTTGGGGCTGGCCTCGGCCCAGAAACTGGTGCTGGCCAGCTGGGGGAGCCAGGAGGAGATCCAGGCCTACAACCAGGTGCTCAAGCTCTTCCAGGAGAGGAACCCGGGCCTCCAGGTGGAATACATCAACATCCCCTCCAACGAGTACCTGGCCAAGATCACCGCCATGATGGCGGCGGGGACGCCCCCCGACGTCTTCTTCATCAACAACATCGACTTCCCAGGCCTCGCTTCCCGCAAGGTGCTCCTGCCCCTGGACGGCTTCCTGAAGCGGGACAGATACCCCACCGAGGACATCTTCCCCGGCATCCTCAAGGCCTTCCAATGGGAGGGGAAGCAGTACGGCCTGCCCCGGGACGTGTCCAACCTGGTGGTCTTCTACAACCGGACCCTCCTGCGCAAGGCGGGCCTGCCCGACCCCAAGCCCGACTGGACCTGGGAGGACTTCCTCCGCTACGCCAAGGCCCTCACGGTGGAGAAGGACGGCAAGCGGGTCCAGTGGGGGGTTTCCTTCCAGACCTTCTACCTCTTCTGGGAGCCCTGGGTGTGGAGCGCCGGCGGGCGCTTCTACAGCCCGGACCACACCCGCTTCCTCTTGAATAGCCCCGCCTCCCTCGAGGGCCTCCAGTTCTACCTGGACCTCCGCTACAAGCACCACGTGGCCCCCACCCCGGAGGAGGCCCAGGACCGGGGCGCCTTCACCATGTTCCTGAACGGCCAGACGGCCATGATCGTGGACGGGCGCTGGCGGGTGCCTACCCTGAAGGCTAGGGCGAAGTTTGACTTCGACGTGGTCCCCTTCCCCCGGGGCAAGGCGGGGAGCATCGTGGACATAGACGGCTCCGGCTGGGTGGTTTCCGCCGCCACCAAGAACCCCGAGGCAGCTTGGAAGCTCCTCGCCTTCCTGGCCGGGCCTGAGGCCAGCCAGGTCTTCACCAAGACCGGCCTCATCATCCCCGCCCGGGGCGTGGACGTGCGCAACGTGGAGAAGAGCGTCCAGAACCTGAAGGACTTCTTCGTGCCCCCGCCGCCCAAGAGCCAGCACTACTTCCTCACCGTGAACCGCACCGCCCGCCCCACGGAAACCTTCGAGCGCTGGAACGAGGCCCTCCAGCTCATCAACAAGGTCCTGGAGCCCGTTTGGCAGGGCAAGGCGGACCTGAAGGCGGCCCTGGACGGGGTGGCGCCCCAGGTGCAGAAGATCCTGGACGAGGTCCAGGCGGAGCGGAAGCGGTGA
- a CDS encoding sugar ABC transporter permease: protein MRAYARFPLLFLLPSLVGFLAFNLGPILVSLLLSFVEYDGLTPLTWRTVQENWVGLENYRRLLQDPVFHKAFWNTLFYVGVAVPLEIVLALLLALGLNRPWRGVRLLRTLYLLPTVTSVVAVGLLWRWVLNPSVGPVNLFLRWVGERLAGFFHLVGLEPPGLVLWLAREGPGWLSDPSWAMWGVILASVWAGVGLRMLIFLAGLQNINKEYLEAASLDGANSLQRFFHVVLPLLSPTVFLNTLLALIGGFQVFGLVYTMTGGGPVDATNVLMLYLYRKAFGTFPFEMGYASAIAWVLFLLLFALTYLQWTLRRRWVVEET from the coding sequence GTGCGCGCCTACGCCCGTTTCCCCCTCCTCTTCCTCCTGCCGTCTCTGGTGGGCTTCCTGGCCTTCAACCTGGGGCCCATCCTGGTGAGCCTCCTCCTCTCCTTCGTGGAGTACGACGGTCTCACCCCCCTCACCTGGCGCACCGTTCAGGAGAACTGGGTGGGCCTGGAAAACTACCGCAGGCTCCTCCAGGACCCCGTCTTTCACAAGGCCTTTTGGAACACCCTCTTCTACGTGGGGGTGGCGGTGCCCTTGGAGATCGTCCTGGCCCTCCTCCTGGCCCTGGGCCTGAACCGTCCCTGGCGCGGGGTAAGGCTCCTGCGCACCCTCTACCTCCTCCCCACGGTGACCAGCGTGGTGGCGGTGGGGCTCCTCTGGCGCTGGGTGCTGAACCCCAGCGTGGGGCCGGTGAACCTCTTCCTGCGCTGGGTGGGAGAGCGGCTCGCTGGCTTCTTCCACCTGGTGGGGCTGGAGCCCCCTGGGCTCGTGCTCTGGCTCGCCCGGGAGGGGCCGGGGTGGCTTTCCGACCCCAGCTGGGCCATGTGGGGGGTGATCCTGGCCTCGGTGTGGGCGGGGGTGGGCCTGCGCATGCTGATCTTCCTGGCCGGGTTGCAGAACATCAACAAGGAGTACCTGGAGGCGGCGAGCCTGGATGGGGCGAATAGCCTGCAACGCTTCTTCCACGTGGTATTGCCCCTCCTTTCCCCCACCGTCTTCCTCAACACCCTTCTCGCCCTGATCGGCGGGTTCCAGGTCTTCGGCCTGGTCTACACCATGACCGGGGGCGGGCCCGTGGACGCCACCAACGTCCTCATGCTCTACCTGTACCGCAAGGCTTTCGGCACCTTCCCCTTTGAGATGGGCTACGCCTCGGCCATCGCCTGGGTTCTTTTCCTCCTCCTCTTCGCCCTCACCTACCTGCAGTGGACCCTGAGGCGGCGCTGGGTGGTGGAGGAAACATGA
- a CDS encoding carbohydrate ABC transporter permease, whose protein sequence is MRLLGKLWDLLVYLLLLAGGLTMLVPFFWMVSTSFKAPGSVFDLPVELWPRELHLENYQRVLTSVPFGRWYLNSLAVALGLTLLNLTSGALAGYAFARFRFRGQGALFLLFLATLMVPVHVLIIPLFILMRTLGWVDTYYALILPGLFDAFAIFLMRQHFLQLPRELEEAAIVDGATPWQVYWKVALPLAAPALATLGTFTFLAGWNSFLWPLIVTNSLEMRTLTVGLAVFQNQFATEWTVLMAGLTLGTIPPILVFLLAQRYFIQGLTLGSLKG, encoded by the coding sequence ATGAGGCTTTTGGGCAAGCTTTGGGACCTCTTGGTCTACCTTCTCCTCCTGGCGGGGGGGCTCACCATGCTGGTCCCCTTCTTCTGGATGGTTTCCACCAGCTTTAAGGCCCCGGGGAGCGTCTTTGACCTACCCGTGGAGCTTTGGCCCAGGGAGCTCCACCTGGAAAACTACCAGCGGGTCCTCACCTCGGTGCCCTTTGGTCGCTGGTACCTGAACTCCTTGGCGGTGGCCTTGGGCCTCACCCTCCTCAACCTCACCAGCGGGGCCCTGGCCGGCTACGCCTTCGCCCGCTTCCGCTTCCGGGGCCAGGGGGCCCTGTTCCTCCTCTTCCTCGCCACCCTGATGGTCCCGGTGCACGTCCTCATCATCCCCCTCTTCATCCTCATGCGGACCCTTGGCTGGGTGGACACCTACTACGCCCTAATCCTCCCGGGGCTCTTCGACGCCTTCGCCATCTTCCTCATGCGCCAGCACTTCCTGCAACTGCCCCGGGAGCTGGAGGAGGCGGCCATCGTGGACGGGGCTACCCCCTGGCAGGTCTACTGGAAGGTGGCCCTACCCCTGGCCGCCCCCGCTTTGGCCACCTTGGGCACCTTCACCTTCCTGGCGGGCTGGAACAGCTTCCTCTGGCCCCTCATCGTCACCAACTCCTTGGAGATGCGTACCCTCACCGTGGGCCTGGCGGTCTTCCAGAACCAGTTCGCCACGGAGTGGACCGTGCTCATGGCGGGGCTTACCCTGGGCACCATCCCCCCCATCCTGGTCTTCCTCCTGGCCCAGCGCTACTTCATCCAGGGGCTCACCCTGGGTAGCCTGAAGGGGTGA